The Daucus carota subsp. sativus chromosome 9, DH1 v3.0, whole genome shotgun sequence genome window below encodes:
- the LOC108200611 gene encoding uncharacterized protein LOC108200611 isoform X1 → MAAKNFVPGYNLYKQCVTSKPLFPFLSTHFSSNYKTPFCVNPKALRLSTTRLGRPISAVVSEEQAVDSSSSGVDTFKLTYLEGNSWLWEVGGLTILVDPILVGNLDFGIPWLYDAAKKFLKTYKLSSLPKIDYLLITQSLDDHCHMKTLEPLAQMLPNLNVIATLNAKALLDPVFKNVVYLEPGQSFEMAASDGSRVKVKATAGPVLGPPWQRPENGYLVTSPQGQLTLYLEPHCVYDKTFLEKERADIVITPVIKQLLPKFTLVSGQEDAVQLAKTLCAKFVVPMQNGELDARGLLAALVQSAGTLESFEELLSKELPDTVVLNPTPGVALDISAA, encoded by the exons ATGGCTGCCAAGAATTTTGTTCCTGGTTACAACCTTTACAAACAATGTGTAACAAGCAAACCCCTGTTCCCATTTTTGTCTACTCATTTCAGCTCTAATTACAAGACTCCATTTTGTGTTAATCCCAAGGCACTTAGGCTCTCAACCACAAG ATTGGGGAGGCCTATTTCTGCTGTGGTTTCTGAAGAACAAGCTGTGGACTCTAGTTCTTCTGGAGTTGACACATTCAAGCTCACTTACCTGGAG GGCAATAGTTGGCTTTGGGAAGTAGGTGGATTGACTATTTTAGTTGATCCAATTTTGGTGGGTAACTTGGATTTCGGCATTCCATGGCTCTACGATGCTGCCAAGAAGTTCTTGAAAACTTATAAG CTTTCAAGTCTTCCAAAGATAGATTATTTGTTGATCACTCAGAGCCTTGACGATCATTGTCATATGAAGACCTTAGAACCTCTTGCTCAGATGCTACCAAATCTCAATGTAATAGCGACTCTAAATGCCAAGGCATTGTTAGATCCTGTTTTCAAGAAT GTTGTGTATCTAGAGCCTGGTCAGAGCTTTGAAATGGCAGCAAGTGATGGTTCTCGGGTCAAAGTCAAGGCTACAGCCGGGCCGGTTTTGGGTCCACCTTGGCAGCGTCCTGAGAATGG GTATCTTGTCACATCTCCACAAGGACAACTGACACTATATCTTGAACCTCACTGTGTCTACGATAAAACCTTTTTAGAGAAGGAACGAGCGGACATTGTTATTACACCTGTTATAAAGCAGCTTTTGCCAAAGTTTACATTGGTTTCTGGACAAGAAGATGCAGTTCAACTTGCGAAAACGCTATGTGCCAA GTTTGTTGTGCCTATGCAAAATGGAGAACTTGATGCCAGAGGACTTCTTGCAGCATTGGTTCAGTCTGCTGGAACACTAGAATCATTTGAG GAGCTTTTGTCAAAAGAACTGCCCGACACAGTCGTGCTAAATCCTACTCCTGGTGTAGCACTTGATATTTCAGCAGCTTGA
- the LOC108202624 gene encoding GDT1-like protein 4 isoform X3, whose product MSHSVVQGFTKSLAMTVLSEIGDKTFFAAAILAMRYPRKLVLVGCLSALLVMTILSVLLGWAAPNLIPRQLTHHITTLLFFGFGLWSLWDAFKEGEAEEFAEVEAELDANFKTNGSAKQNGKGGDDLKKQSRPFLTQLFSPILLKAFSITFFGEWGDKSQLATIGLAADENPFGVVLGGILGHALCTTAAVLGGKSLAKQISEKLIALSGGVLFIVFGIQSFLSTVE is encoded by the exons ATGAGTCACTCTGTGGTACAA GGTTTTACTAAATCTCTTGCCATGACTGTGCTATCTGAGATTGGAGACAAGACTTTTTTCGCAGCTGCA ATCTTGGCGATGCGATATCCTAGGAAACTCGTATTGGTCGGCTGCTTGTCTGCTTTACTT GTAATGACTATTCTTTCAGTGCTTCTTGGATGGGCTGCTCCAAATTTG ATTCCTCGACAACTTACTCATCATATAACAACATTATTATTTTTCGGATTTGGGCTATGGTCCTTGTGGGATGCATTCAAAGAAGG GGAGGCTGAAGAATTTGCTGAAGTTGAAGCAGAACTG GATGCTAACTTTAAAACAAATGGATCAGCCAAACAAAATGGCAAG GGTGGTGATGATTTGAAAAAGCAGAGTCGACCTTTTCTTACTCAGCTCTTCTCACCTATCCTCTTAAAG GCATTTTCTATTACCTTTTTTGGTGAATGGGGTGACAAGAGCCAG CTAGCGACTATCGGATTGGCTGCAGATGAAAATCCATTTGGCGTTGTACTCGGTGGAATCTT AGGTCATGCCTTGTGTACCACTGCTGCTGTCCTGGGAGGCAAAAGCTTGGCGAAACAAATATCTGAAAAACTA ATTGCACTTTCTGGCGGGGTTCTCTTCATTGTTTTCGGAATCCAATCCTTCTTGTCCACGGTGGAGTGA
- the LOC108200416 gene encoding uncharacterized protein LOC108200416 — protein sequence MFHFPDPLKLKTKRIVFECVYSVNDNSTLDRLKELSNARREVEEFINDGSIIAKAVAREKFGGSSSHLEQGIQKLEKYLPLLENLIHHSGKESRYQWASRLKIQWSSALSASSLFSCKGHKFFQLNSLLYELTMMRFLYGAMLREQAREVLSKDLVQSATLFRKAAGIYHSLATKVVSEFEAATLITEERPPEATSNVCSVLSLVCLAEAQAVTIRKAEEKGNTESLLAKLHYGIVQMLDEAIIILHRANKDRKDVSTSFLEFVSTCKALHELKSYKHFADSLKTDSDSQIGNAIGVLQHAQNTIQKNKLPSKESWRSVIKHELETVSALIRKYEHENNFIWNKKIPPKHELPFPEGKKIVDIIPYEPQRPEQKILLKLQ from the exons ATGTTTCATTTTCCGGATCCTTTGAAGCTCAAGACCAAAAGG ATTGTATTTGAGTGTGTATACTCTGTAAATGACAATAGCACACTGGATCGACTGAAAGAGTTGAGCAACGCACGAAGAGAAGTAGAGGAATTCATAAATGACGGAAGCATTATTGCAAAGGCTGTTGCAAGGGAAAAGTTTGGAGGGTCAAGTTCACATTTGGAACAG GGAATCCAGAAGTTAGAGAAGTACTTGCCTTTATTGGAAAATTTAATTCATCATAGTGGAAAGGAGTCGCGGTATCAGTGGGCATCGAGGCTAAAGATACAGTGGAGTAGTGCTCTTAGTGCTTCGTCTCTATTCAGTTGTAAGGGTCACAagttttttcaattaaatagtTTGCTGTATGAGCTCACTATGATGCGTTTCCTCTATGGTGCTATGCTACGTGAACAGGCGAGAGAAGTTCTGTCAAAAG ACTTAGTACAATCTGCCACACTATTTAGAAAAGCTGCTGGAATTTATCATTCTTTGGCCACTAAGGTTGTGTCCGAATTCGAAGCAGCTACGTTGATTACAGAAGAAAGACCTCCTGAAGCAACATCAAATgtgtgttctgttttgagcctTGTATGTTTGGCTGAAGCCCAG GCTGTAACTATCAGAAAGGCTGAAGAAAAAGGGAATACGGAAAGTCTTCTGGCGAAGCTGCATTATGGAATTGTACAGATGCTAGATGAAGCCATAATTATTTTACATAGAGCAAACAAGGACAGGAAAGATGTATCAACTAGCTTTCTA GAATTTGTGTCAACTTGCAAAGCTCTCCATGAATTGAAAAGTTACAAGCACTTTGCAGACAGCCTAAAGACAGATTCTGACAGTCAGATTGGTAATGCAATTGGAGTTCTTCAACATGCTCAAAATACTATACAGAAGAATAAGCTTCCAAGCAAGGAGTCGTGGCGATCAGTTATTAAGCATGAGCTTGAAACTGTATCTGCACTGATCCGTAAGTACGAACATGAAAACAACTTCATCTGGAACAAAAAGATCCCACCCAAACACGAGCTGCCTTTCCCTGAAGGTAAAAAAATCGTTGATATTATACCCTATGAACCTCAAAGACCAGAAcagaaaattcttttaaaactGCAGTGA
- the LOC135149260 gene encoding uncharacterized protein LOC135149260 yields the protein MKIVFECVYAANDNCTLDRLKELSNTRREVEEFINDGSIIAKAIAREKFGGSSSHLEQGIQKLEKYLPLLENLIHHSGKEWRYQWASRLKIQWSSALSASSLFSCKGHKFFQSNSLLYELTMMRFLYGAMLREQAREVLSKDLVQSTTLFRKAAGIYHSLATKVVSEYEATLITEERPPEATSNVCSVLSLVCLAEAQAVTIRKAEEKGNTESLLAKLHYGIVQMLDEAIIILHRANKDRKDVSTSFLEFVSTCKAFHELKSYKHFADSLKTDSDSQIGNAIGVLQHAQNTIQKNKQGVMAISY from the exons ATGAAG ATTGTGTTTGAGTGTGTATACGCTGCAAATGACAATTGCACACTGGATCGACTGAAAGAGTTGAGCAACACACGCAGAGAAGTAGAGGAATTTATAAATGACGGAAGCATTATTGCAAAGGCTATTGCAAGGGAAAAGTTCGGAGGGTCGAGTTCACATTTGGAACAG GGAATCCAGAAGTTAGAGAAGTACTTGCCTTTATTGGAAAATTTAATTCATCATAGTGGAAAGGAGTGGCGGTATCAGTGGGCATCGAGGCTAAAGATACAGTGGAGTAGTGCTCTTAGTGCTTCGTCTCTATTCAGTTGTAAGGGTCACAAGTTTTTTCAATCAAATAGTTTGCTGTATGAGCTCACTATGATGCGTTTCCTCTATGGCGCTATGCTACGTGAACAGGCGAGAGAAGTTCTGTCAAAAG ACCTAGTACAATCTACCACACTATTTAGAAAAGCTGCTGGAATTTATCATTCGTTGGCCACTAAGGTTGTGTCCGAATACGAAGCTACGTTGATTACAGAAGAAAGACCTCCTGAAGCAACATCAAATgtgtgttctgttttgagcctTGTATGTTTGGCTGAAGCACAG GCTGTAACTATCAGAAAGGCTGAAGAAAAAGGAAATACGGAAAGTCTTCTGGCGAAGCTGCATTATGGAATTGTACAGATGCTGGATGAAGccattattattttacatagagCAAACAAGGACAGGAAAGATGTATCAACTAGCTTTCTA GAATTTGTGTCAACTTGCAAAGCTTTCCATGAGTTGAAAAGTTACAAGCACTTTGCAGACAGTCTAAAGACAGATTCTGACAGTCAGATTGGTAATGCAATTGGAGTTCTTCAACATGCTCAAAATACTATACAGAAGAATAAGCAAGGAGTCATGGCGATCAGTTATTAA
- the LOC108200648 gene encoding lysine histidine transporter-like 6 produces MVTATSPKFPKEVPADDQWKDGPPREAKWWYSTFHTVTAMVGAGVLSLPYAMAYLGWGPGAMFIILSWCITLYTMWQMIQLHECVPGVRFDRYYSLSQYAFGPKLGPWIVLPQQLIVQVGCNIVYMVTGGKCLKKFFEITCTDCTRLRQSYWICIFGSIHFVLSQLPDFNSVAAVSLAAAIMSLSYSTIAWVGSIAHGRVENVSYAYKSTSGADSVFRVFNALGQIAFAFAGHAVTLEIQATIPSTPEKPSRIPMFKGALAAYFVNAICYAPVAFIGYWAFGQDVEDNVIVGLHKPAWLIVAANLMVVIHVIGSYQVFAMPVFDLAERGMTKKFNVPPGILLRLVVRSAYVAMTLFIGVTFPFFGDLLGFFGGFGFAPTSYFLPCIIWLTIKKPKRFSASWLINWACIIIGVFVMIASTIGGLRNIIADSSTYEFYS; encoded by the exons ATGGTCACTGCAACTTCTCCTAAGTTTCCAAAG GAAGTTCCGGCAGATGATCAATGGAAAGATGGACCTCCTCGCGAAGCGAAATGGTGGTACTCAACTTTCCATACTGTCACAGCCATGGTTGGTGCTGGAGTTCTTAGCTTGCCTTATGCCATGGCCTACTTAGGATG GGGACCAGGGGCCATGTTTATAATATTATCATGGTGCATCACCTTGTATACAATGTGGCAGATGATCCAGCTGCATGAATGTGTCCCCGGGGTCCGATTTGATCGATACTACAGTCTCAGCCAGTATGCATTTGGGCCAAAGCTAGGGCCATGGATTGTGCTTCCTCAGCAACTTATAGTTCAGGTGGGATGTAACATAGTGTACATGGTCACTGGTGGCAAGTGCCTCAAGAAATTCTTCGAAATCACCTGCACGGATTGCACTAGGCTCAGACAGTCCTACTGGATTTGCATCTTTGGATCCATCCATTTTGTTCTCTCACAGCTTCCTGATTTTAACTCTGTTGCTGCTGTTTCACTGGCAGCCGCCATCATGTCTCTCAG CTATTCGACTATAGCATGGGTAGGAAGCATAGCTCACGGCCGTGTCGAAAACGTGAGCTACGCATACAAAAGCACCAGTGGAGCTGATTCGGTTTTCAGGGTCTTCAACGCATTAGGCCAGATCGCATTTGCGTTTGCAGGCCATGCCGTGACACTGGAGATTCAGGCCACAATTCCATCTACTCCAGAGAAGCCCTCAAGAATTCCTATGTTTAAAGGAGCTCTTGCTGCCTATTTTGTAAATGCAATCTGTTATGCCCCCGTTGCTTTTATTGGATACTGGGCATTCGGCCAAGATGTCGAAGACAATGTCATCGTCGGACTTCATAAGCCGGCCTGGCTCATTGTTGCTGCTAACTTGATGGTGGTCATCCATGTCATTGGCAGCTACCAA GTTTTCGCGATGCCAGTGTTCGACTTGGCAGAGAGAGGCATGACTAAGAAGTTCAATGTTCCGCCAGGAATCTTACTCAGACTCGTCGTTCGTTCTGCTTACGTTG CCATGACTTTGTTCATTGGTGTCACTTTCCCATTCTTTGGGGATCTTCTTGGTTTTTTCGGGGGATTTGGCTTTGCTCCCACATCTTACTTC CTACCATGCATTATATGGCTGACAATCAAGAAACCTAAGAGATTCAGTGCATCCTGGCTCATCAATTGG GCCTGCATAATCATAGGAGTGTTCGTGATGATTGCATCGACGATTGGCGGCCTGAGGAACATCATTGCAGACTCATCCACCTACGAGTTCTACTCATGA
- the LOC108200415 gene encoding lysine histidine transporter-like 6 gives MVTATSPKFPKEVPADDQWKDGPPREAKWWYSTFHTVTAMVGAGVLSLPYAMAYLGWGPGAMFIVLSWCITLYTMWQMIQLHECVPGVRFDRYYSLSQYAFGPKLGPWIVLPQQLIVQVGCNIVYMVTGGKCLKKFFEITCTDCTRLRQSYWICIFGSIHFVLSQLPDFNSVAAVSLAAAIMSLSYSTIAWVGSIAHGRVENVSYAYKSTSGADSVFRVFNALGQIAFAFAGHAVTLEIQATIPSTPEKPSRIPMFKGALAAYFVNAICYAPVAFIGYWAFGQDVEDNVIVGLHKPAWLIAAANLMVVIHVIGSYQVFAMPVFDLAERGMTKKFNVPPGILLRLVVRSAYVAMTLFIGVTFPFFGDLLGFFGGFGFAPTSYFLPCIIWLTIKKPKRFSASWLINWACIIIGVFVMIASTIGGLRNIIADSSTYEFYS, from the exons ATGGTCACTGCAACTTCTCCTAAGTTTCCAAAG GAAGTTCCGGCAGATGATCAATGGAAAGATGGACCTCCTCGCGAAGCGAAATGGTGGTACTCAACTTTCCATACTGTCACAGCCATGGTTGGTGCTGGAGTTCTTAGCTTGCCTTATGCCATGGCCTACTTAGGATG GGGACCAGGGGCCATGTTTATAGTATTATCATGGTGCATCACCTTGTATACAATGTGGCAGATGATCCAGCTGCATGAATGTGTCCCCGGGGTCCGATTTGATCGATATTACAGTCTCAGCCAGTATGCATTTGGGCCAAAGCTAGGGCCATGGATTGTGCTTCCTCAGCAACTTATAGTTCAGGTGGGATGTAACATAGTGTACATGGTCACTGGTGGCAAGTGCCTCAAGAAATTCTTCGAAATCACCTGCACGGATTGCACAAGGCTCAGACAGTCCTACTGGATTTGCATCTTTGGATCCATCCATTTTGTTCTCTCACAGCTTCCTGATTTTAACTCTGTTGCTGCTGTTTCACTGGCAGCCGCCATCATGTCTCTCAG CTATTCGACTATAGCATGGGTAGGAAGCATAGCTCATGGCCGTGTCGAAAACGTGAGCTACGCATACAAAAGCACCAGTGGAGCTGATTCGGTTTTCAGGGTCTTCAACGCATTAGGCCAGATCGCATTTGCCTTTGCAGGCCATGCCGTGACACTGGAGATTCAGGCCACAATTCCATCTACTCCAGAGAAGCCCTCAAGAATTCCTATGTTTAAAGGCGCGCTTGCTGCCTATTTTGTAAATGCAATTTGTTATGCCCCGGTTGCTTTTATTGGATACTGGGCATTCGGCCAAGATGTCGAAGACAATGTCATCGTTGGACTTCATAAGCCGGCCTGGCTCATTGCTGCTGCTAACTTGATGGTGGTCATCCATGTCATTGGAAGCTACCAA GTTTTCGCGATGCCAGTGTTCGACTTGGCAGAGAGAGGCATGACCAAGAAGTTCAATGTTCCGCCAGGAATCTTACTCAGACTCGTCGTTCGTTCTGCTTATGTTG CCATGACTTTGTTCATTGGTGTCACTTTCCCATTCTTTGGGGATCTTCTTGGGTTTTTCGGGGGATTTGGCTTTGCTCCCACATCTTACTTC CTTCCATGCATTATATGGCTGACAATCAAGAAACCTAAGAGATTCAGTGCATCCTGGCTCATCAATTGG GCATGCATAATCATAGGAGTGTTCGTGATGATTGCATCGACGATTGGCGGCCTAAGGAACATCATTGCAGACTCATCCACCTACGAGTTCTACTCATGA
- the LOC108202624 gene encoding GDT1-like protein 4 isoform X1 — translation MSHSVVQGFTKSLAMTVLSEIGDKTFFAAAILAMRYPRKLVLVGCLSALLVMTILSVLLGWAAPNLIPRQLTHHITTLLFFGFGLWSLWDAFKEGEAEEFAEVEAELDANFKTNGSAKQNGKGGDDLKKQSRPFLTQLFSPILLKAFSITFFGEWGDKSQLATIGLAADENPFGVVLGGILGHALCTTAAVLGGKSLAKQISEKLIALSGGVLFIVFGIQSFLSTVE, via the exons ATGAGTCACTCTGTGGTACAA GGTTTTACTAAATCTCTTGCCATGACTGTGCTATCTGAGATTGGAGACAAGACTTTTTTCGCAGCTGCA ATCTTGGCGATGCGATATCCTAGGAAACTCGTATTGGTCGGCTGCTTGTCTGCTTTACTT GTAATGACTATTCTTTCAGTGCTTCTTGGATGGGCTGCTCCAAATTTG ATTCCTCGACAACTTACTCATCATATAACAACATTATTATTTTTCGGATTTGGGCTATGGTCCTTGTGGGATGCATTCAAAGAAGG GGAGGCTGAAGAATTTGCTGAAGTTGAAGCAGAACTG GATGCTAACTTTAAAACAAATGGATCAGCCAAACAAAATGGCAAG GGTGGTGATGATTTGAAAAAGCAGAGTCGACCTTTTCTTACTCAGCTTTTCTCACCTATCCTCTTAAAG GCATTTTCTATTACCTTTTTTGGTGAATGGGGTGACAAGAGCCAG CTAGCGACTATCGGATTGGCTGCAGATGAAAATCCATTTGGCGTTGTACTCGGTGGAATCTT AGGTCATGCCTTGTGTACCACTGCTGCTGTCCTGGGAGGCAAAAGCTTGGCGAAACAGATATCTGAAAAACTA ATTGCACTTTCCGGCGGGGTTCTCTTCATTGTTTTCGGAATCCAATCCTTCTTGTCCACGGTGGAGTGA
- the LOC108200611 gene encoding uncharacterized protein LOC108200611 isoform X2: MTRLGRPISAVVSEEQAVDSSSSGVDTFKLTYLEGNSWLWEVGGLTILVDPILVGNLDFGIPWLYDAAKKFLKTYKLSSLPKIDYLLITQSLDDHCHMKTLEPLAQMLPNLNVIATLNAKALLDPVFKNVVYLEPGQSFEMAASDGSRVKVKATAGPVLGPPWQRPENGYLVTSPQGQLTLYLEPHCVYDKTFLEKERADIVITPVIKQLLPKFTLVSGQEDAVQLAKTLCAKFVVPMQNGELDARGLLAALVQSAGTLESFEELLSKELPDTVVLNPTPGVALDISAA, encoded by the exons ATGACCAG ATTGGGGAGGCCTATTTCTGCTGTGGTTTCTGAAGAACAAGCTGTGGACTCTAGTTCTTCTGGAGTTGACACATTCAAGCTCACTTACCTGGAG GGCAATAGTTGGCTTTGGGAAGTAGGTGGATTGACTATTTTAGTTGATCCAATTTTGGTGGGTAACTTGGATTTCGGCATTCCATGGCTCTACGATGCTGCCAAGAAGTTCTTGAAAACTTATAAG CTTTCAAGTCTTCCAAAGATAGATTATTTGTTGATCACTCAGAGCCTTGACGATCATTGTCATATGAAGACCTTAGAACCTCTTGCTCAGATGCTACCAAATCTCAATGTAATAGCGACTCTAAATGCCAAGGCATTGTTAGATCCTGTTTTCAAGAAT GTTGTGTATCTAGAGCCTGGTCAGAGCTTTGAAATGGCAGCAAGTGATGGTTCTCGGGTCAAAGTCAAGGCTACAGCCGGGCCGGTTTTGGGTCCACCTTGGCAGCGTCCTGAGAATGG GTATCTTGTCACATCTCCACAAGGACAACTGACACTATATCTTGAACCTCACTGTGTCTACGATAAAACCTTTTTAGAGAAGGAACGAGCGGACATTGTTATTACACCTGTTATAAAGCAGCTTTTGCCAAAGTTTACATTGGTTTCTGGACAAGAAGATGCAGTTCAACTTGCGAAAACGCTATGTGCCAA GTTTGTTGTGCCTATGCAAAATGGAGAACTTGATGCCAGAGGACTTCTTGCAGCATTGGTTCAGTCTGCTGGAACACTAGAATCATTTGAG GAGCTTTTGTCAAAAGAACTGCCCGACACAGTCGTGCTAAATCCTACTCCTGGTGTAGCACTTGATATTTCAGCAGCTTGA
- the LOC108202624 gene encoding GDT1-like protein 4 isoform X2, with product MSHSVVQGFTKSLAMTVLSEIGDKTFFAAAILAMRYPRKLVLVGCLSALLVMTILSVLLGWAAPNLIPRQLTHHITTLLFFGFGLWSLWDAFKEGEAEEFAEVEAELDANFKTNGSAKQNGKGGDDLKKQSRPFLTQLFSPILLKAFSITFFGEWGDKSQLATIGLAADENPFGVVLGGILGHALCTTAAVLGGKSLAKQISEKLIALSGGVLFIVFGIQSFLSTVE from the exons ATGAGTCACTCTGTGGTACAA GGTTTTACTAAATCTCTTGCCATGACTGTGCTATCTGAGATTGGAGACAAGACTTTTTTCGCAGCTGCA ATCTTGGCGATGCGATATCCTAGGAAACTCGTATTGGTCGGCTGCTTGTCTGCTTTACTT GTAATGACTATTCTTTCAGTGCTTCTTGGATGGGCTGCTCCAAATTTG ATTCCTCGACAACTTACTCATCATATAACAACATTATTATTTTTCGGATTTGGGCTATGGTCCTTGTGGGATGCATTCAAAGAAGG GGAGGCTGAAGAATTTGCTGAAGTTGAAGCAGAACTG GATGCTAACTTTAAAACAAATGGATCAGCCAAACAAAATGGCAAG GGTGGTGATGATTTGAAAAAGCAGAGTCGACCTTTTCTTACTCAGCTTTTCTCACCTATCCTCTTAAAG GCATTTTCTATTACCTTTTTTGGTGAATGGGGTGACAAGAGCCAG CTAGCGACTATCGGATTGGCTGCAGATGAAAATCCATTTGGCGTTGTACTCGGTGGAATCTT AGGTCATGCCTTGTGTACCACTGCTGCTGTCCTGGGAGGCAAAAGCTTGGCGAAACAGATATCTGAAAAACTA ATTGCACTTTCTGGCGGGGTTCTCTTCATTGTTTTCGGAATCCAATCCTTCTTGTCCACGGTGGAGTGA
- the LOC108200746 gene encoding transcription factor HHO3-like has product MTVNENRNPGTSSLHYIECLEDERRKIQVFHRELPLCLDLVSQAIETCRKEMSDSGKSESFEQESKGRPVFEEFIPMKNASFFSPEDEQRKFNDRGKNVVSDDDCNNENSTKSDWLKSVQLWQHTPDQDQSNDKDLVREVSITRSRSNGSGGGFQPFNKDKRVGSNAREPVTTPNVNSTAASGSRGGGSSKPRRNWSPELHRRFLVALEELGGAHVATPKQIMQKMKVDGLTNNEVKSHLQKYRLHERPSSSSSTQETQTQSAVLPPPQTAPQFVILGGLWVPPPEYAVARTLQLGDGTETTMPHSPSMEIYAPRPLRAQPPEDEATPLLKKRKRSIEFQSADSTRCYQKGRNGSDSSATSSSTHTTTASRIA; this is encoded by the exons ATGACGGTTAACGAGAATCGGAATCCTGGTACGAGCAGCTTGCACTACATCGAATGCTTAGAAGATGAACGTCGCAAGATTCAAGTGTTTCACCGCGAGCTTCCCCTCTGTCTTGACCTTGTGTCTCAAG CTATTGAAACATGCCGAAAAGAGATGAGTGATTCGGGAAAATCTGAAAGTTTTGAACAGGAATCTAAAGGAAGGCCTGTTTTCGAAGAATTTATTCCTATGAAAAATGCATCTTTTTTTTCTCCGGAGGATGAGCAGCGCAAATTTAATGACAGAGGCAAAAATGTTGTTAGCGACGATGATTGTAATAACGAAAACTCAACAAAATCGGACTGGCTTAAATCTGTTCAACTGTGGCAGCATACACCAGATCAAGATCAAAGCAATGATAAG GATTTAGTAAGAGAAGTGTCGATCACTAGGTCGCGGAGTAATGGTAGTGGAGGGGGTTTTCAGCCTTTCAACAAAGACAAGAGGGTTGGAAGTAATGCACGAGAGCCGGTGACAACCCCTAATGTGAATTCTACAGCAGCAAGTGGTAGTCGTGGTGGTGGAAGTAGCAAACCAAGACGGAACTGGTCTCCAGAGTTACATAGGCGTTTCTTGGTAGCACTTGAAGAGCTTGGCGGTGCTCATG TGGCTACACCAAAGCAAATTATGCAGAAGATGAAGGTTGACGGGCTTACCAATAATGAAGTCAAAAGCCATTTGCAG AAATATCGTTTACATGAAAGACCGAGTTCTTCATCAAGTACTCAGGAGACTCAAACTCAAAGCGCCGTCCTGCCTCCACCTCAAACGGCACCTCAGTTTGTTATACTAGGAGGACTATGGGTACCGCCACCAGAATATGCGGTTGCTAGAACTTTGCAGCTTGGAGATGGAACAGAAACTACAATGCCGCATTCCCCTTCCATGGAAATTTATGCACCCAGGCCCTTACGGGCTCAGCCACCAGAAGACGAGGCAACGCCACTTCTGAAGAAAAGGAAACGAAGTATAGAGTTTCAATCTGCTGATTCAACCCGCTGTTATCAAAAAGGACGCAATGGTTCTGATTCCTCGGCTACATCCTCTTCGACTCATACAACTACAGCATCGCGAATTGCCTAG